The following proteins are encoded in a genomic region of Ornithodoros turicata isolate Travis chromosome 6, ASM3712646v1, whole genome shotgun sequence:
- the LOC135399023 gene encoding trissin receptor-like: MHVALSPEAAGNGSGVVGSTGTANGSTPWGSEEEPEDLFRRSDIRISLILAYSLVFCCCFFGNLLVVIVVVMHRRMRTITNFFLTNLAIADLCVGIFCVYQNLSIYLMDEWPFGDFLCRMYFFVQALSYTASVGILTVICVERYIAIVHPMWSKHVITLRRLRMVVFVVWLVSACFCSPRLFMCGTEQVPSHTGDDTIQLCITRRFVYDSRLYDVLNFVVCFFLPLVIMSVMYFIIGLKLWKSSVPTTYSVKKQCFKTEPRKPDIELTHIHVPEAAKEVRKSLSADVICSSTLSERTHSSETLVVRVSRPVTPLETCSDTELTDNNNADRSLVEPSKVSKKSKSKRRRIQTNVNVVNQIHQHYQIQAAATVLRARRKVIRLLVAVVLGFAVCNLPFHARKFYQYWSSRYDGASHSAVTTTIATTLVLYMNSFINPILYAFLSDNFRKSMKDVLLCRAGKRIRRLSSNRSNGRTSASYVFQHETHAASLQGNGMV, encoded by the exons ATGCACGTGGCTTTGTCCCCGGAGGCTGCTGGCAACGGTTCCGGAGTGGTGGGGTCGACGGGCACAGCCAACGGTTCAACACCCTGGGGATCGGAAGAGGAGCCCGAGGACCTCTTCCGGCGAAGCGACATCCGCATCAGCCTTATCTTGGCCTATTCCCTCGTCTTTTGTTGCTGCTTCTTTG GCAACCTCCTGGTAGTCATCGTGGTCGTCATGCACCGACGCATGCGCACCATCACCAACTTCTTCCTCACGAACCTGGCCATTGCAGACCTGTGCGTGGGCATCTTCTGTGTCTACCAGAACCTGTCCATCTACCTGATGGACGAATGGCCCTTCGGTGACTTTCTCTGCCGGATGTATTTCTTCGTGCAAGCGCTCAGTTATACGGCTTCCGTGGGCATCCTAACCGTCATCTGCGTGGAACGCTACATAGCCATTGTGCATCCCATGTGGAGCAAGCACGTCATAACGCTTAGACGGCTCAGGATGGTCGTTTTCGTCGTGTGGCTTGTCAGCGCTTGCTTCTGTTCTCCACGGCTGTTCATGTGCGGCACTGAACAGGTACCTTCGCACACCGGCGATGACACCATCCAGCTCTGTATCACGCGTCGCTTCGTCTACGACTCCAGATTGTACGACGTCCTCAACTTTGTCGTCTGTTTCTTCCTGCCTCTAGTCATCATGTCTGTGATGTACTTTATAATCGGACTGAAGCTTTGGAAAAGCAGCGTGCCAACGACTTATTCGGTGAAAAAGCAGTGCTTCAAAACCGAGCCGCGGAAGCCCGACATAGAACTGACGCACATTCATGTCCCAGAAGCCGCGAAAGAAGTGCGGAAGTCGCTATCGGCTGACGTCATATGCTCCTCGACACTGTCAGAACGTACGCACAGTAGCGAGACCCTCGTGGTACGTGTGTCAAGACCCGTGACTCCCTTGGAGACTTGCAGCGACACCGAGCTGACGGACAACAACAACGCCGATAGGAGTCTAGTTGAACCCAGCAAAGTCTCCAAGAAGTCCAAGTCCAAAAGACGTCGCATACAAACAAACGTCAACGTCGTCAATCAAATCCACCAACACTACCAGATACAGGCTGCCGCAACTGTCCTGCGAGCGCGAAGAAAGGTGATAAGACTTCTGGTGGCCGTCGTCCTGGGCTTTGCCGTCTGTAACCTGCCGTTTCATGCGAGGAAGTTCTACCAGTACTGGTCTTCTCGCTACGATGGCGCTTCGCACTCGGCGGTTACCACGACGATAGCGACGACGCTTGTATTGTACATGAACTCTTTCATCAATCCCATCTTGTACGCGTTTCTTTCGGATAACTTCAGGAAGAGTATGAAGGACGTCTTGTTGTGCCGTGCTGGAAAGAGGATAAGGAGACTGTCATCGAATAGGTCAAACGGTAGGACTTCAGCGTCCTATGTGTTCCAACATGAAACGCACGCAGCATCATTACAGGGGAACGGAATGGTTTAA